The following are from one region of the Rosistilla carotiformis genome:
- a CDS encoding cytochrome c oxidase subunit II, with product MQTLQNLSFVLADVSDGFWFPKTASNFGTEVDFMYKAILWISVAFFVPMMIYMGWAAFKFSKPKGTKAEGKATHNTALELAWSVGPCFLLIWMFYRGSVGYLDMREPPSDAREVQVTAQKWSWLFDYGSGIMNPELHVVKDQPTKLVMRSKDVLHAMYIPAFRVKRDIVPGRYNILWFTPTIATDSLTDEEMQWKSDDPAEAGNILNQGKYFDFFCAEYCGKDHSNMQGKVVVHETQDDYDLWLESANRRPDDQTPEQYGEFLYTTRGCKGCHSADGTAGQCPTFLNSFGAEHEMTDGSKVAVDENYIRESILNPKAKVVKGYPPVMPSFQGQFNDDQIDSVIAYIKSLKK from the coding sequence ATGCAAACATTACAGAACCTTTCGTTCGTCCTCGCCGACGTTTCCGACGGTTTTTGGTTTCCGAAAACCGCGTCGAATTTTGGCACGGAAGTGGACTTCATGTACAAAGCGATCCTCTGGATCAGCGTCGCGTTTTTCGTGCCGATGATGATCTACATGGGGTGGGCGGCGTTCAAGTTCAGTAAACCCAAGGGTACCAAAGCTGAAGGGAAGGCGACGCACAACACCGCGTTGGAATTGGCTTGGTCGGTGGGACCTTGCTTCCTCTTGATTTGGATGTTCTACCGAGGCAGCGTTGGTTATCTCGACATGCGAGAACCACCAAGCGACGCTCGCGAAGTGCAAGTCACGGCGCAAAAGTGGTCGTGGTTGTTTGATTACGGCAGCGGGATCATGAACCCGGAACTGCACGTCGTCAAAGACCAACCCACCAAGTTGGTGATGCGTTCCAAGGATGTGTTGCACGCGATGTACATCCCAGCGTTCCGTGTCAAACGTGACATTGTTCCCGGACGTTACAACATCCTTTGGTTCACGCCCACCATCGCAACCGATTCGTTGACCGACGAAGAGATGCAATGGAAGAGCGACGATCCAGCCGAAGCGGGGAATATCCTCAACCAAGGCAAATACTTCGACTTCTTCTGCGCGGAATATTGCGGCAAAGATCACTCCAACATGCAAGGGAAAGTCGTCGTTCATGAAACGCAGGACGACTATGACCTTTGGCTCGAATCGGCCAACCGCCGTCCCGATGATCAAACTCCCGAACAGTACGGGGAGTTCTTGTACACGACACGCGGTTGCAAAGGGTGCCATTCGGCGGATGGTACCGCCGGCCAATGTCCGACTTTTTTGAACAGCTTTGGCGCCGAACATGAGATGACCGACGGCAGCAAGGTTGCTGTCGATGAGAATTACATTCGCGAATCGATCCTGAACCCGAAGGCGAAGGTTGTGAAAGGCTATCCCCCTGTCATGCCGTCCTTCCAGGGTCAGTTTAATGACGATCAAATCGATTCGGTGATCGCGTACATCAAGTCCCTTAAAAAGTAA
- a CDS encoding SCO family protein, translating to MTKPNATPIPFRIFFAVCWSLVVSNANGQLIKDLPTNVQEVGVEQRLGEPLPLNAVFFDERGQKVRLQQFFDGQRPVLVTLNYSDCPMLCSLQLNKLVSALDALDLDVGKDFQIVTISIDPKESPFKAQETKSKYVSILPREGVADGWHFLTGNQESITKIADAVGFRYKFIPETGQYSHAAMLAFCTPEGTISSYLLLIDYPADQVKLGLLAAGGGKIGSLVDNFVLYCSVYNPLEGSYTASAWKIMRLCGAATVVLLLVGLVPYWLGRRKTSADLSDHELPNPTRMNVQHPAGHHSH from the coding sequence GTGACGAAGCCTAACGCGACACCGATTCCATTCCGCATTTTCTTTGCGGTCTGTTGGTCGTTGGTTGTTTCCAACGCAAACGGCCAACTGATTAAGGACCTTCCTACGAACGTCCAAGAGGTGGGTGTCGAACAAAGACTGGGTGAGCCGTTGCCCTTGAATGCGGTGTTCTTCGATGAACGCGGGCAAAAGGTACGGTTGCAGCAGTTTTTTGACGGTCAACGTCCTGTTTTGGTCACGCTCAATTACAGCGATTGTCCAATGCTGTGTAGCTTGCAATTGAACAAGCTTGTCAGTGCTTTGGACGCGTTGGATTTGGACGTTGGCAAAGATTTCCAAATCGTAACGATTAGCATCGATCCGAAAGAATCGCCGTTTAAGGCGCAAGAGACAAAGTCAAAGTACGTAAGTATTTTGCCTCGTGAAGGAGTCGCCGACGGCTGGCACTTCCTAACCGGGAACCAAGAATCCATTACAAAAATTGCTGACGCGGTAGGTTTTCGGTACAAGTTCATTCCCGAAACTGGGCAATACAGCCACGCCGCGATGCTCGCCTTCTGCACGCCAGAAGGGACGATCAGCAGTTATTTGTTATTAATCGATTACCCTGCCGATCAGGTGAAGCTTGGTCTTTTGGCGGCTGGTGGCGGAAAAATCGGCTCGTTAGTCGACAACTTCGTTTTGTATTGTTCTGTCTACAATCCGTTGGAAGGCAGCTATACAGCCAGCGCATGGAAGATCATGCGGTTGTGCGGCGCAGCGACGGTTGTGCTGTTACTGGTCGGACTTGTTCCTTATTGGCTTGGACGACGCAAAACGTCGGCGGACCTGAGCGACCACGAATTACCTAACCCAACGCGAATGAACGTGCAGCATCCCGCTGGCCACCATTCACACTAG
- a CDS encoding quinol:electron acceptor oxidoreductase subunit ActD encodes MADSSGNQSKSRGVVAEYDTPEALIAAANRVREAGYTKTDAFSPFPVHGIDEAIGIKPTILPWIVLAAGTTGCLTGLTMETWMNAIDYPYIISGKPFLSLPAFIPVAFELTILFSAFAAFFGQWALNGLPKFSNAMFTSPRFDAATDDKFFLYIDSRDARFNDAGARALLADTSPANLEDVYEDESPTNVPRFIYLAVLVLAVLSVFPLLIIADMRVTKSSKPRFHIFWDMDFMPSKGPQEKTILFADGRTMRPNVPGTVMRGSGDLDVDDQTGIQLEAMAEGNRGDATQLVAFAQAGDAAAGEAADTTPWVEENPLTIDRATLDKGRERFDIYCAVCHGRDGFGNGLVNQRAKKILATTWTQPSSLHEERLAAGKMADGKIFNTITNGIRKMPGYAGQITVEDRWAIVAYLRVLQASRDVSIDEIPANKRSKLAREADQLKKQIEAEEAARLKKAAEAKPATEEAKPAAEEAKPASEEAKPAAEEAKPAAEEAKPAAEEAKPAAEEAKPATEEAKPATEEAKPATEEAKPATEDAKPATEDAKPAAEEAKPAAEETKPATEEAEPTAEGEASPDKE; translated from the coding sequence ATGGCTGACTCCTCTGGCAATCAATCGAAATCCCGTGGCGTTGTCGCTGAATACGACACTCCCGAAGCACTGATCGCTGCAGCGAATCGCGTGCGAGAAGCGGGCTATACAAAAACCGATGCGTTCAGCCCCTTCCCGGTGCATGGCATCGATGAGGCGATTGGCATCAAGCCGACGATTCTGCCATGGATCGTGTTGGCTGCGGGCACCACAGGCTGTCTGACCGGGTTGACGATGGAAACCTGGATGAACGCCATCGATTATCCGTACATTATCTCGGGTAAACCGTTCCTCAGCTTGCCTGCGTTCATTCCCGTTGCGTTTGAATTGACGATTCTGTTCTCCGCTTTTGCTGCCTTCTTCGGCCAGTGGGCGCTGAATGGATTGCCTAAGTTCAGCAACGCGATGTTCACCAGCCCACGCTTCGACGCGGCGACGGATGACAAGTTTTTCTTGTACATCGATTCACGCGATGCCCGATTCAATGACGCGGGCGCCCGGGCGCTGTTGGCGGATACCAGTCCAGCGAATCTTGAAGATGTTTACGAAGACGAATCGCCAACAAACGTTCCGCGGTTCATCTACCTCGCGGTCTTGGTTCTGGCGGTGTTGAGCGTTTTCCCGTTGTTGATTATCGCGGACATGCGAGTTACGAAGAGTTCGAAGCCACGCTTCCACATCTTCTGGGATATGGACTTCATGCCTTCGAAGGGCCCGCAGGAAAAGACGATCCTGTTTGCCGATGGACGGACGATGCGTCCGAATGTCCCTGGCACGGTGATGCGTGGCAGCGGCGATTTGGACGTGGATGATCAAACCGGAATCCAATTGGAAGCAATGGCCGAGGGTAATCGCGGCGACGCGACGCAATTGGTCGCCTTTGCTCAAGCTGGCGATGCCGCCGCGGGCGAAGCTGCCGACACCACGCCTTGGGTTGAGGAAAACCCGCTGACGATTGACCGTGCGACACTGGATAAGGGTCGTGAGCGATTCGACATCTACTGTGCGGTTTGCCATGGCCGTGATGGTTTTGGCAATGGATTGGTCAATCAGCGAGCGAAGAAAATACTGGCGACCACATGGACGCAGCCTTCCTCGCTGCATGAAGAACGGCTCGCTGCCGGCAAGATGGCCGACGGCAAGATCTTTAACACGATCACCAACGGTATCCGCAAGATGCCTGGTTATGCGGGGCAAATCACGGTGGAAGATCGCTGGGCGATCGTCGCTTACCTGCGTGTGTTGCAAGCGAGTCGAGATGTTTCGATCGATGAGATCCCCGCGAACAAGCGATCCAAGTTGGCTCGTGAAGCGGATCAGCTGAAAAAGCAAATCGAAGCCGAGGAAGCCGCCCGACTGAAGAAGGCAGCTGAAGCGAAACCAGCAACTGAGGAAGCGAAACCAGCGGCTGAAGAAGCGAAACCAGCATCTGAAGAAGCAAAGCCAGCGGCTGAAGAAGCAAAGCCAGCGGCTGAAGAAGCAAAACCAGCGGCTGAAGAAGCAAAGCCAGCGGCTGAGGAAGCGAAACCAGCAACTGAGGAAGCGAAACCAGCAACTGAGGAAGCGAAACCAGCAACTGAGGAAGCGAAACCAGCAACTGAGGATGCGAAACCAGCAACTGAGGATGCGAAACCAGCGGCTGAAGAAGCAAAACCTGCGGCTGAAGAAACGAAACCGGCAACTGAAGAAGCTGAGCCAACCGCTGAAGGCGAAGCATCGCCAGACAAAGAATAG
- the nrfD gene encoding NrfD/PsrC family molybdoenzyme membrane anchor subunit: MAIAVPNKLDNTLEQPDQRAPLVLGDSTTYHTITESVSTIAERMPSKAWIVAFLISSHVAAFFGLLIAYLIYTGVGVWGNRSPVFWGWPIVNFVFWVGIGHAGTLISAILFLFRQNWRTSINRAAEAMTIFAVVCAGTFPGIHVGRAWLAFWLFPYPSLNLWMWPQFRSPLLWDVFAVSTYATVSLLFWYMGMVPDLATFRDRSKNKFRRFVYGVLSLGWSGSARHWHRYEKAYALLAALAAPLVLSVHTIVSFDFAVSQVPGWHTTIFPPYFVAGAVFSGFAMVVTLLVPCRSMFKLENLITIRHLENMNKIILATGSIVGLAYGTEFFIAWYGQVPAEKFAFINRAFGPYWWAYWIMVTCNVISPQLFWFRFFRTNLVAMVIVCIFVNIGMWFERFVIVVSSLSRDYLPSAWGYFSPTWVDVGMLIGSFGLFFTLFLLFCRFLPIIAMSEVKAVLAHQLHAKHAHHDDKH, translated from the coding sequence ATGGCGATTGCCGTTCCCAACAAACTCGACAATACCTTGGAACAACCCGACCAACGCGCTCCGTTGGTACTGGGGGATTCAACGACGTATCACACGATTACCGAATCGGTGTCGACGATCGCCGAACGCATGCCGAGCAAGGCTTGGATCGTTGCGTTTTTGATTAGTTCTCACGTCGCGGCGTTTTTTGGTCTGTTGATCGCTTACCTGATCTACACCGGCGTCGGTGTTTGGGGTAACCGTTCGCCCGTGTTCTGGGGCTGGCCGATTGTGAACTTCGTGTTCTGGGTCGGTATTGGTCACGCCGGTACCTTGATCAGCGCGATTTTGTTCCTGTTCCGTCAGAACTGGCGAACCAGTATCAACCGGGCGGCCGAAGCGATGACAATCTTCGCGGTCGTTTGTGCGGGTACTTTTCCCGGTATCCACGTCGGGCGTGCTTGGTTGGCGTTCTGGTTGTTCCCGTATCCAAGTTTAAACCTTTGGATGTGGCCTCAATTCCGCAGTCCGCTGTTGTGGGACGTGTTCGCCGTGAGCACCTACGCCACGGTTTCGCTGTTGTTCTGGTACATGGGGATGGTTCCCGATCTGGCGACCTTCCGCGACCGTTCGAAGAATAAGTTCCGCCGCTTTGTATACGGTGTGCTGTCGTTGGGGTGGAGTGGATCGGCGCGTCATTGGCACCGTTATGAAAAAGCATACGCGTTGTTGGCCGCACTGGCTGCTCCGCTGGTTTTGTCGGTACACACGATCGTTTCGTTTGACTTTGCGGTCAGTCAGGTTCCCGGTTGGCACACGACGATCTTCCCGCCGTACTTTGTTGCCGGTGCGGTCTTCAGTGGATTTGCGATGGTGGTCACGCTGTTGGTCCCCTGCCGCAGCATGTTCAAGTTGGAGAACTTGATCACGATCCGCCACCTTGAGAACATGAACAAGATCATCCTGGCGACCGGATCGATTGTCGGATTGGCTTACGGTACCGAATTTTTCATCGCCTGGTACGGTCAAGTGCCCGCCGAGAAGTTCGCCTTTATCAACCGGGCATTTGGACCCTATTGGTGGGCGTATTGGATCATGGTGACCTGTAACGTGATCAGTCCCCAATTGTTCTGGTTCCGGTTTTTCCGCACCAACTTGGTGGCGATGGTGATCGTGTGCATCTTTGTTAACATCGGGATGTGGTTCGAGCGGTTCGTGATCGTTGTCAGTTCGCTGTCGCGAGATTATCTGCCGAGTGCTTGGGGATACTTCTCGCCGACGTGGGTTGACGTGGGAATGTTGATCGGAAGTTTTGGATTGTTCTTCACGTTGTTCTTGCTGTTCTGTCGGTTCCTGCCGATCATCGCGATGAGCGAGGTGAAGGCGGTGCTGGCTCACCAGTTACACGCCAAGCACGCGCACCACGACGACAAGCACTAA